The Triticum aestivum cultivar Chinese Spring chromosome 7B, IWGSC CS RefSeq v2.1, whole genome shotgun sequence genome window below encodes:
- the LOC123161311 gene encoding uncharacterized protein, whose translation MDRFYDEQYVRLRNRELDKYYLHADDDGVGVSISQRRNSLNVAWRVHIYHAANGPYVLLHSAAYGRYLAATATLAPALYHGFRAELRDYDQPEVPEIMWLNIRAGLGRGVLLQNARDRYLRANGKYLRWNTGVTVENRDIVNEKVSAMMRWIVEPIALTERAPRIPDPIRARLPEDLSVVVFGRQPGALRGIRFVQASDEGLYNEAGEGWFAFDIRGRSLYYLRDRLAGEVNQHQPEGIAMCVRAGRYGRLTPLVVDLPRRGWGDIFQIVVFISGTAAYAALRYPNVGGA comes from the exons ATGGACCGGTTCTACGACGAGCAGTACGTGCGGCTGCGGAACCGCGAGCTCGACAAGTACTACCTCCACGCCGACGACGACGGGGTGGGCGTCTCCATCAGCCAGCGCCGCAACTCACTGAACGTGGCCTGGAGGGTGCACATCTACCACGCCGCCAACGGCCCGTACGTGCTCCTCCACAGCGCCGCCTACGGCCGCTACCTCGCCGCCACGGCCACGCTGGCGCCGGCCTTGTACCACGGCTTCCGCGCCGAGCTACGCGACTACGACCAGCCGGAGGTGCCGGAGATCATGTGGCTGAACATCAGGGCGGGGCTGGGGCGTGGTGTGCTGCTTCAAAACGCCCGCGACCGCTACCTCCGCGCCAACGGCAAGTACCTCCGCTGGAACACCGGCGTCACCGTCGAGAACAGAGACATTGTGAATGAGAAGGTCAGCGCCATGATGCGCTGGATCGTCGAGCCCATCGCCCTCACAGAGCGCGCGCCTCGCATTCCAGACCCTATTCGG GCCCGCCTCCCTGAAGACCTCTCCGTCGTCGTGTTCGGGCGCCAGCCAGGGGCGTTGCGGGGGATTCGGTTCGTGCAAGCGAGCGACGAGGGGCTCTACAACGAGGCCGGGGAAGGCTGGTTCGCGTTCGATATCAGGGGGAGGTCCTTGTACTACCTGAGGGACCGGCTGGCCGGAGAGGTCAACCAGCACCAGCCCGAGGGCATCGCCATGTGCGTCCGAGCGGGCCGCTACGGGAGGCTGACCCCACTTGTCGTCGACCTGCCCCGCCGTGGCTGGGGCGACATCTTCCAGATCGTTGTCTTCATCTCCGGGACCGCTG CCTATGCTGCGCTGCGATACCCGAATGTCGGCGGAGCGTAG